In the Phaseolus vulgaris cultivar G19833 chromosome 7, P. vulgaris v2.0, whole genome shotgun sequence genome, one interval contains:
- the LOC137830707 gene encoding protein trichome birefringence-like 36: MAKLKLLLLPFLFYTNLLCFFHCTLSLINPQDDLSWIAMESEDINMVQTRRDSWKKCDFSVGKWVFDQSYPLYDSNCPYLSTAVTCQKNGRPDSDYEKWKWKPNGCSIPRFDALGFLGKMRSKRIMLVGDSIMRNQWESLVCLVQQVIPTDRKKVTYNGPSMAFHAMDFETSIEFFWAPLLVELKKESNNKRILHLDLIEDNARYWRGVDILVFDSAHWWTHSGQTSSWDYYMEGNSIITNMNPMVAYQKGLSTWARWVDLNLNPRKTRIIFRSMSPRHNRQNGWKCYKQRQPVQFFSHLHVPEPLVVLQGVIKRMRFPVYLQDITTMTAFRRDGHPSVYSKAVNEERQKAGTGLSSDCSHWCLPGVPDIWNEMLSALL, translated from the exons ATGGCAAAACTAAAGCTTCTTCTGCTACCCTTTCTCTTCTATACCAACCTCCTATGTTTCTTCCACTGCACATTATCACTGATCAATCCCCAGGATGATCTCAGCTGGATTGCCATGGAAAGTGAAGACATTAACATGGTGCAGACCCGGAGAGATTCTTGGAAAAAATGTGACTTTTCTGTAGGAAAATGGGTTTTTGATCAATCATACCCCCTCTATGATTCCAACTGTCCCTACCTCAGCACTGCAGTTACTTGTCAAAAGAATGGAAGGCCAGATTCTGACTATGAGAAATGGAAGTGGAAGCCAAATGGTTGTTCTATCCCAAG GTTTGATGCACTGGGGTTTCTTGGTAAAATGAGAAGCAAGAGAATAATGCTGGTGGGTGATTCCATAATGAGAAACCAGTGGGAATCTCTTGTTTGCTTGGTTCAACAAGTTATTCCAACTGATCGGAAAAAGGTCACCTATAATGGTCCTTCAATGGCTTTCCATGCTATG GATTTTGAGACATCAATTGAGTTCTTCTGGGCACCATTGTTGGTAGAACTGAAGAAAGAGTCTAACAACAAGAGAATTCTacatttggatttgattgaagaTAATGCAAGGTATTGGAGGGGAGTTGatattcttgtatttgattCAGCTCACTGGTGGACTCACTCTGGTCAAACAAGCTC GTGGGATTATTACATGGAGGGAAATAGTATCATCACAAACATGAATCCTATGGTTGCCTATCAGAAAGGACTCAGTACATGGGCAAGATGGGTGGATCTTAATTTGAATCCTAGAAAAACCAGAATCATTTTTCGAAGTATGTCACCCAGGCACAACAG GCAAAATGGTTGGAAATGCTATAAGCAGAGGCAGCCTGTACAATTTTTCAGCCACCTACATGTTCCTGAACCTCTGGTAGTGCTGCAAGGAGTAATAAAGAGAATGAGATTTCCAGTATATCTGCAAGATATTACAACGATGACTGCTTTCAGAAGAGACGGCCATCCTTCAGTGTATAGCAAGGCAGTGAATGAAGAGAGGCAGAAAGCAGGCACAGGTCTTTCCTCTGATTGCAGCCATTGGTGCCTCCCTGGGGTGCCAGACATTTGGAATGAGATGCTAAGTGCTTTGCTCTAA
- the LOC137830706 gene encoding anaphase-promoting complex subunit 8-like isoform X1 — protein sequence MSSKESCRSELRIAIRQLSDRCLYSASKWAAEQLVGIGHDPVKFTPSNTRFQRGSSSIRRKYKTHDVTVTPIAGVSYVAAPVMEEDELVDDDFYLQAKAYFDCREYKRAAHVLRDQNGKKSVFLRCYALYLAGEKRKEEEMVELEGPLGKSFAVNRELVSLERELSTLRNNGKVDSFGLYLYGLVLKQKGNENLARTVLVESVNSYPWNWNVWTELQSLCKTVDILNSLNLNSHWMKDFFLASVYQELRMHNDSLSQYEYLLGTFGNSNYIQAQIAKAQYNLREFDQVEAIFEELLSNDPYRVEDMDMYSNVLYAKECFSALSYLAHRVFLTDKYRPESCCIIGNYYSLKGQHEKAVVYFRRALKLNKNFLSAWTLMGHEFVEMKNTPAAVDAYRRAVDIDPRDYRAWYGLGQAYEMMGMPLYGLHYFKKSVFLQPNDSRLWIAMAQCYETDQLSMLDEAVKCYTRAANCNDREAIAVHNLARLLSELGRPEEAAFYYKKDLERMESEEREGPKMVEALLYLAKYYRAQKKFEEAEVYCTRLLDYTGPERETAKSILRGMRFPSMDVEHFPPNSF from the exons ATGAGTTCCAAAGAGAGTTGCAGAAGCGAACTTCGCATCGCCATTCGCCAACTGAGTGATCGATGTCTCTACTCTGCTTCCAAATG GGCAGCAGAACAGTTGGTGGGTATTGGGCACGACCCTGTGAAGTTCACTCCTTCGAACACCAGATTTCAGCGTGGGAGTTCAAGCATTCGCCGGAAGTACAAGACTCATGATGTCACTGTGACCCCAATTGCGGGTGTTTCGTATGTTGCCGCACCTGTGATGGAGGAAGATGAGCTTGTAGATGATGATTTTTACCTTCAGGCAAAGGCTTATTTTGATTGCCGTGAGTATAAGCGAGCTGCTCATGTTCTTCGTGATCAAAATGGAAAAAAGTCGGTATTCTTGCGCTGTTATGCTCTCTATCTG GCTGGAGAAAAGCGAAAAGAGGAAGAAATGGTAGAACTTGAGGGGCCTCTGGGTAAGAGCTTTGCTGTCAATCGTGAATTAGTATCTTTGGAGAGGGAATTGTCAACACTTCGCAATAACGGTAAAGTTGATTCCTTTGGTTTGTACTTGTATGGTCTTGTGCTCAAACAGAAAGGCAATGAGAACCTTGCCCGTACAGTTCTCGTGGAATCTGTGAATAGCTACCCTTGGAACTGGAATGTCTGGACTGAGCTGCAATCCTTATGCAAAACAGTTGATATATTGAATAGTCTTAATCTCAATAGCCATTGGATGAAGGATTTTTTCCTTGCCAGTGTTTACCAAGAATTAAGGATGCACAACGACTCTCTGTCACAATATGAATACCTACTGGGAACCTTTGGTAATAGTAATTACATACAGGCACAGATTGCAAAAGCCCAGTACAATTTGAGAGAATTTGATCAAGTTGAAGCAATATTTGAAGAACTGCTTAGCAATGATCCATACAGAGTAGAAGACATGGACATGTACTCCAACGTGCTTTATGCAAAGGAATGTTTTTCTGCTTTGAGTTATCTTGCCCATAGAGTATTCTTGACTGATAAATACAGACCTGAGTCTTGTTGTATTATTGGAAATTATTACAGTTTAAAGGGGCAGCATGAAAAAGCAGTTGTGTATTTTAGGAGAGCTCTTAAATTGAACAAAAATTTCTTATCTGCTTGGACACTTATGGGACATGAGTTTGTTGAGATGAAAAACACTCCTGCTGCAGTAGATGCATATCGCCGGGCAGTAGACATTGACCCACGTGATTATCGTGCTTGGTATGGATTAGGACAGGCTTATGAGATGATGGGCATGCCTCTGTATGGGCTTCATTACTTCAAAAAATCTGTATTCTTGCAGCCAAATGATTCTCGGTTGTGGATTGCAATGGCACAGTGCTATGAAACCGATCAACTAAGCATGCTTGATGAAGCAGTAAAGTGTTACACAAGAGCAGCAAATTGTAATGACAGGGAAGCAATTGCAGTGCACAACTTAGCAAGACTTCTTTCAGAACTGGGGCGCCCTGAAGAGGCTGCATTTTACTACAAAAAGGACTTAGAGAGGATGGAATCTGAAGAGAGGGAAGGACCTAAAATGGTTGAGGCTTTGCTCTATCTTGCAAAATACTACAGAGCACAGAAAAAGTTTGAAGAAGCTGAGGTATATTGTACACGTCTTCTGGATTATACTGGCCCG GAGAGAGAAACGGCAAAGAGTATACTCAGAGGAATGCGTTTCCCTTCCATGGATGTTGAGCATTTTCCTCCTAATTCCTTTTGA
- the LOC137830706 gene encoding anaphase-promoting complex subunit 8-like isoform X2, which produces MAQYMHFSSISWQNPFRWEAGEKRKEEEMVELEGPLGKSFAVNRELVSLERELSTLRNNGKVDSFGLYLYGLVLKQKGNENLARTVLVESVNSYPWNWNVWTELQSLCKTVDILNSLNLNSHWMKDFFLASVYQELRMHNDSLSQYEYLLGTFGNSNYIQAQIAKAQYNLREFDQVEAIFEELLSNDPYRVEDMDMYSNVLYAKECFSALSYLAHRVFLTDKYRPESCCIIGNYYSLKGQHEKAVVYFRRALKLNKNFLSAWTLMGHEFVEMKNTPAAVDAYRRAVDIDPRDYRAWYGLGQAYEMMGMPLYGLHYFKKSVFLQPNDSRLWIAMAQCYETDQLSMLDEAVKCYTRAANCNDREAIAVHNLARLLSELGRPEEAAFYYKKDLERMESEEREGPKMVEALLYLAKYYRAQKKFEEAEVYCTRLLDYTGPERETAKSILRGMRFPSMDVEHFPPNSF; this is translated from the exons ATGGCACAGTACATGCATTTCAGTTCAATTTCATGGCAAAATCCATTTCGATGGGAG GCTGGAGAAAAGCGAAAAGAGGAAGAAATGGTAGAACTTGAGGGGCCTCTGGGTAAGAGCTTTGCTGTCAATCGTGAATTAGTATCTTTGGAGAGGGAATTGTCAACACTTCGCAATAACGGTAAAGTTGATTCCTTTGGTTTGTACTTGTATGGTCTTGTGCTCAAACAGAAAGGCAATGAGAACCTTGCCCGTACAGTTCTCGTGGAATCTGTGAATAGCTACCCTTGGAACTGGAATGTCTGGACTGAGCTGCAATCCTTATGCAAAACAGTTGATATATTGAATAGTCTTAATCTCAATAGCCATTGGATGAAGGATTTTTTCCTTGCCAGTGTTTACCAAGAATTAAGGATGCACAACGACTCTCTGTCACAATATGAATACCTACTGGGAACCTTTGGTAATAGTAATTACATACAGGCACAGATTGCAAAAGCCCAGTACAATTTGAGAGAATTTGATCAAGTTGAAGCAATATTTGAAGAACTGCTTAGCAATGATCCATACAGAGTAGAAGACATGGACATGTACTCCAACGTGCTTTATGCAAAGGAATGTTTTTCTGCTTTGAGTTATCTTGCCCATAGAGTATTCTTGACTGATAAATACAGACCTGAGTCTTGTTGTATTATTGGAAATTATTACAGTTTAAAGGGGCAGCATGAAAAAGCAGTTGTGTATTTTAGGAGAGCTCTTAAATTGAACAAAAATTTCTTATCTGCTTGGACACTTATGGGACATGAGTTTGTTGAGATGAAAAACACTCCTGCTGCAGTAGATGCATATCGCCGGGCAGTAGACATTGACCCACGTGATTATCGTGCTTGGTATGGATTAGGACAGGCTTATGAGATGATGGGCATGCCTCTGTATGGGCTTCATTACTTCAAAAAATCTGTATTCTTGCAGCCAAATGATTCTCGGTTGTGGATTGCAATGGCACAGTGCTATGAAACCGATCAACTAAGCATGCTTGATGAAGCAGTAAAGTGTTACACAAGAGCAGCAAATTGTAATGACAGGGAAGCAATTGCAGTGCACAACTTAGCAAGACTTCTTTCAGAACTGGGGCGCCCTGAAGAGGCTGCATTTTACTACAAAAAGGACTTAGAGAGGATGGAATCTGAAGAGAGGGAAGGACCTAAAATGGTTGAGGCTTTGCTCTATCTTGCAAAATACTACAGAGCACAGAAAAAGTTTGAAGAAGCTGAGGTATATTGTACACGTCTTCTGGATTATACTGGCCCG GAGAGAGAAACGGCAAAGAGTATACTCAGAGGAATGCGTTTCCCTTCCATGGATGTTGAGCATTTTCCTCCTAATTCCTTTTGA
- the LOC137830708 gene encoding uncharacterized mitochondrial protein AtMg00370-like: protein MIFESFILENLVFLCMKIMNSIVVVGLYYGFMTTFSIGPSYLFLLRARLVEEGTENKISATTGFITGQLIIFMSIYYAPLHLALGRPHTITVIAIPYLLFQFFGNSKKNFLNYGYKNPNSIRNFSIQRIFFQNLLFQFFNPLFLPSSIFMRFVNIYLFRCNNKVFLF from the coding sequence ATGATTTTTGAATCTTTTATACTGGAGAATCTAGTATTCTTATGCATGAAGATAATGAATTCGATAGTTGTGGTCGGACTCTATTATGGATTTATGACCACATTTTCCATAGGGCCCTCTTATCTCTTCCTTCTTCGAGCTAGACTTGTGGAAGAAGGAACCGAGAATAAAATATCAGCAACAACTGGGTTTATTACGGGACAGCTCATAATCTTCATGTCTATCTATTATGCGCCTTTGCATTTAGCATTGGGTAGACCCCATACAATAACTGTCATAGCTATACCCTATCTTTTATTTCAGTTCTTCGGCAAtagtaaaaaaaactttttgaattatggatacAAGAATCCAAATTCAATACGTAATTTTAGTATTCAAAGAATATTTTTTCAGAATCTTCTTTTTCAGTTTTTCAATCCCCTTTTCTTACCAAGTTCAATATTCATGAGATTCgtcaatatttatttatttcgaTGTAACAATAAAGTGTTTCTATTCTAA
- the LOC137828912 gene encoding germin-like protein subfamily 3 member 2: protein MLILQKIVTFPSKTIINKIAVLLVSLLFIIGVLASDPDPLMDFCIAKSAESSLTCKNSSTATVEDFTYSGIKFPGNFKQTGFSSKGVNSNVFPGLNTLGVSFVRADFGVGGVNVPHFHPRATEVGFVLEGKVYSGFVDSNNKVFAKVLEKGEVMVFPRGLLHFQMNVGDGPATILGSFDSQNPGLMRIPNAVFGSDIKEELLEKAFGLSSKELSKLKKRFSSI, encoded by the coding sequence ATGTTGATACTGCAAAAGATTGTCACATTCCCTTCCAAAACAATCATCAACAAAATAGCAGTTCTTCTAGTTTCTTTGCTTTTCATCATTGGTGTTCTGGCTTCTGATCCTGATCCCCTCATGGACTTTTGTATAGCCAAATCAGCAGAGAGCAGCTTAACTTGCAAGAACTCATCCACAGCAACAGTGGAAGATTTCACCTATTCTGGCATAAAGTTTCCTGGGAACTTCAAGCAAACTGGCTTTTCTTCCAAGGGAGTGAATTCAAATGTGTTTCCGGGTTTGAACACTCTTGGAGTGTCATTTGTTAGAGCAGATTTTGGTGTTGGTGGTGTCAATGTGCCACACTTCCATCCAAGAGCAACAGAGGTTGGTTTTGTGCTGGAGGGAAAGGTTTATTCAGGATTTGTTGACAGCAATAACAAGGTTTTTGCCAAAGTGTTGGAGAAAGGAGAGGTCATGGTGTTCCCAAGAGGCCTACTGCACTTTCAAATGAATGTTGGAGATGGCCCTGCTACCATTTTGGGAAGTTTTGACAGCCAAAATCCTGGTCTGATGAGAATTCCTAATGCAGTTTTTGGTTCTGACATAAAGGAGGAGCTTTTGGAGAAGGCTTTTGGACTGAGTTCCAAGGAGCTTTCCAAGTTGAAGAAGAGGTTTTCTtctatttaa
- the LOC137828596 gene encoding lipoyl synthase, chloroplastic — translation MIRQSLFNPPSISFSTPSPRPHKRHRFAPPTSGIIRCDASSVSVEKKVVGPGGLGPHTGRDPNVKKPEWLRQKAPQGERFQEIKGSLSQLKLNTVCEEAQCPNIGECWNGGGDGIATATIMLLGDTCTRGCRFCAVKTSRNPAPPDPMEPENTANAIASWGVDYIVLTSVDRDDIPDGGSGHFAQTVKAMKNLKPEIMVECLTSDFRGDLNAVETLVHSGLDVFAHNIETVKRLQRIVRDPRAGYEQSLSVLKHAKQSKEGMITKTSIMLGLGETDDEVKEAMAALRAIDVDIMTFGQYLQPTPLHLTVKEYVTPEKFAFWKEYGESIGFRYVASGPLVRSSYRAGELFVKTMVREKSKNAADS, via the exons ATGATTCGCCAATCTCTCTTCAACCCTCCTTCCATCTCCTTCTCAACCCCATCTCCCAGACCTCATAAACGCCATCGTTTCGCTCCTCCGACTTCGGGAATCATTCGATGCGACGCTTCGTCTGTGTCGGTAGAGAAGAAGGTTGTTGGACCTGGTGGGCTGGGCCCGCACACGGGCCGAGACCCAAACGTGAAGAAGCCCGAGTGGTTGCGGCAGAAAGCTCCTCAGGGTGAAAGGTTCCAAGAGATTAAGGGATCCCTTTCCCAGTTGAAGCTCAACACTGTTTGCGAAGAGGCGCAGTGCCCCAACATAGGAGAG TGTTGGAATGGAGGTGGAGATGGGATTGCAACTGCTACCATCATGCTTCTCGGGGATACTTGCACACGTGGGTGCAGGTTTTGTGCTGTTAAGACCAGTAGAAACCCTGCACCTCCTGATCCTATGGAACCGGAAAACACTGCCAACGCCATAGCAAGTTGGGG TGTGGATTATATTGTCCTAACAAGTGTGGATCGTGATGATATACCCGATGGGGGAAGTGGCCATTTTGCTCAGACTGTCAAAGCCATGAAG AATCTCAAACCTGAGATCATGGTCGAGTGTTTAACCTCTGATTTTCGGGGTGACTTGAATGCTGTAGAAACTCTGGTTCATTCAGGTTTAGATGTCTTTGCTCACAACATTGAGACAGTCAAACGCCTCCAAAGAATTGTTAGAGATCCTAGGGCAGG GTATGAGCAAAGCTTGTCAGTTCTAAAGCATGCAAAGCAGAGCAAGGAGGGTATGATAACAAAAACGTCTATAATGCTGGGCCTTGGAGAAACTGATGATGAGGTGAAGGAAGCAATGGCTGCTTTAAGGGCCATCGATGTTGATATTATGACATTTGGTCAATATTTACAG CCAACTCCCTTGCACTTGACTGTCAAAGAGTATGTTACCCCTGAGAAGTTTGCTTTCTGGAAAGAATATGGGGAATCTATTGGTTTTCGTTATGTAGCTAGTGGTCCACTG GTGCGATCTTCGTACAGGGCCGGGGAGCTGTTTGTCAAAACAATGGTGCGAGAAAAGTCCAAGAACGCGGCTGACTCATAG